The following coding sequences are from one Candidatus Thorarchaeota archaeon window:
- a CDS encoding alpha/beta hydrolase yields MEESEYTGYDGSKMFLRVWKPDGTPKAAIVCLHGLGSHSGLISPVGEYFASAGYIVYAPDLRGFGHWSGVKGHVESIDEIVEDTNHLIQLVREKHPDLNVFLWGHSFGGLMTVLYCAAHQHEIDGFIIINPGLGERLEVSSFVRGIVKFLSALNVKKLFSNGLDLELISRDPRTVQRNKEDPLRFDFATPRLAAEGFASVERAMDMAVEIAIPALVQQSEEDLIVLPEKTKEFYEKLASADKTWRSYEELYHEPFEEEGGEQTLIDAVEWVEKHLNTGE; encoded by the coding sequence ATGGAAGAGAGCGAATATACAGGGTATGATGGTTCAAAGATGTTCCTGAGAGTCTGGAAGCCTGACGGTACACCAAAAGCAGCAATCGTCTGCCTACATGGTCTGGGAAGCCACAGCGGGCTGATATCCCCAGTAGGAGAATACTTTGCGTCCGCGGGATACATCGTCTATGCACCTGATCTAAGGGGTTTTGGTCACTGGTCAGGGGTAAAGGGTCATGTCGAGAGCATTGATGAGATTGTTGAGGACACAAATCATCTCATTCAACTTGTGCGAGAGAAGCACCCGGACCTGAATGTGTTCTTGTGGGGACATTCCTTTGGAGGCCTGATGACAGTCTTGTATTGCGCCGCACATCAACATGAGATTGACGGATTTATAATTATTAACCCGGGCCTCGGTGAACGGTTGGAGGTCAGCTCATTTGTCAGAGGGATCGTCAAGTTTCTATCAGCCCTTAATGTCAAGAAGCTGTTCAGCAATGGGCTTGACTTGGAATTGATCTCACGGGATCCCAGAACTGTTCAGCGTAATAAGGAGGACCCACTGCGATTTGACTTTGCGACCCCCCGTCTGGCCGCTGAGGGTTTTGCCAGTGTTGAACGAGCGATGGACATGGCAGTAGAGATCGCAATACCAGCACTCGTCCAACAGTCCGAAGAAGATCTTATTGTCCTACCGGAGAAGACCAAGGAGTTCTATGAGAAGTTAGCCTCGGCGGATAAGACATGGCGCAGCTATGAAGAGTTGTATCATGAACCATTTGAAGAGGAAGGAGGAGAGCAGACACTCATAGATGCAGTCGAATGGGTCGAAAAACATCTCAACACAGGAGAATAG